From the genome of Roseofilum capinflatum BLCC-M114, one region includes:
- a CDS encoding HhoA/HhoB/HtrA family serine endopeptidase has product MSLLVKRAIIYLSVFVLGGSAGWLGSRYLEDQEVLSRPGLSAVPVVLPPLPEPSVIPESTEPIQGNFIARAVEKVGPAVVRIDATRRVKSQESAPFRNPLLDRFFGEDLPAEPERLERGTGSGLILSAQGQLITNAHVVEGADVVDITLRDGRTFEGVVLGRDRVTDIAVVKIEAQGLPVVEMGEAEALVPGQWAIAIGNPLGLDNTVTAGIISATGRSSAQVGIPDKRVRFIQTDAAINPGNSGGPLLNEQGQVIGINTAIRADAQGLGFAIPIETALRVADQLFTTGMAEHPFLGIQMVDLTPTTKALLQQQQFPIADRLSEGVIITGIVRNSPAENSQLQPGDIILSVDGRVVKKATEVQDLVEKSTVGELLTLEVSRAGQKIEVSIRPGTLPQSQP; this is encoded by the coding sequence ATGAGCTTATTGGTTAAACGGGCGATTATTTATCTGAGTGTTTTTGTTCTGGGAGGCAGTGCGGGTTGGCTAGGGAGCCGATACCTGGAAGACCAGGAGGTTTTGAGTCGTCCTGGTCTTTCTGCGGTTCCTGTGGTTTTGCCCCCGTTACCTGAACCTTCAGTCATACCTGAGTCCACAGAGCCGATCCAGGGCAATTTTATTGCTAGGGCTGTGGAAAAAGTCGGCCCAGCCGTGGTGCGAATTGATGCAACTCGGCGGGTGAAGTCTCAGGAGTCTGCCCCGTTTCGGAATCCGTTGTTAGATCGATTTTTTGGTGAAGATCTGCCGGCTGAACCGGAACGATTGGAGCGGGGTACGGGATCGGGGTTAATTTTGAGTGCCCAAGGACAGTTGATTACCAATGCCCATGTGGTTGAAGGGGCGGATGTGGTGGATATTACGCTGCGGGATGGGCGCACGTTTGAGGGGGTGGTGTTGGGTCGCGATCGCGTGACGGATATTGCTGTGGTGAAAATTGAGGCTCAGGGTTTGCCTGTGGTAGAAATGGGGGAGGCTGAGGCCTTAGTACCGGGACAATGGGCGATCGCCATTGGTAATCCGTTAGGCTTAGATAATACGGTGACGGCGGGGATTATTAGCGCCACGGGGCGATCGAGCGCCCAGGTGGGCATCCCCGATAAGCGAGTCCGTTTTATTCAAACCGATGCCGCCATTAATCCGGGCAATTCTGGAGGCCCCTTATTGAATGAACAAGGACAAGTGATTGGCATTAATACCGCCATTCGTGCCGATGCCCAAGGATTAGGCTTTGCCATTCCCATTGAAACCGCCCTACGGGTTGCCGATCAATTGTTTACCACAGGAATGGCAGAACATCCGTTTTTAGGCATTCAAATGGTCGATTTAACCCCTACCACTAAAGCCTTATTACAACAGCAACAATTCCCGATCGCCGATCGCCTCAGTGAAGGCGTGATTATTACCGGAATTGTTAGGAATTCTCCGGCAGAAAATTCCCAACTGCAACCGGGCGATATTATTCTCAGTGTCGATGGAAGGGTCGTTAAGAAAGCCACGGAAGTCCAAGATCTAGTAGAAAAGTCTACCGTCGGTGAGTTATTAACTTTAGAAGTGAGTCGAGCCGGTCAGAAAATAGAAGTTTCCATTCGCCCTGGAACCTTACCCCAGTCCCAACCCTAA
- the gpmI gene encoding 2,3-bisphosphoglycerate-independent phosphoglycerate mutase, whose product MTKAPISPVVLVILDGWGYREATDGNAIAVAKTPIMDSLQAAYPNTLIQTSGKAVGLPQGQMGNSEVGHMNIGAGRIVKQELLRITDAVEDGSLQENPALQAICEQVKSRSGKLHLIGLCSDGGVHSHIDHLLGLLKLAKAQEIEQVCIHAIADGRDTYPTDGVKNLEKLQAEINSLEIGKIVTLMGRYYAMDRDHRWDRVQKAYQVLTDNTITAEGDAISLLKASYEQEVTDEFVIPVRCAEGAVEAGDGVIFFNFRPDRARQLTQAFVDPNFDGFERSPIDPLSFVTFTQYDSHLPVSVAFEPQDLNHILAEVLAEQGLRQFRTAETEKYAHVTYFFNGGLEDPVEGEDRELIPSPQVPTYDQQPSMSAEAVTETAIAAIEEQVYSMVVINYANPDMVGHTGVMDAAIQAIETVDECLGRLIEAIGKVGGTAIIIADHGNAELMYDEKGNPWTAHTTNPVPFILVEGEKRKIPGHGTNVALRTDGCLADIAPTILEILQIPQPKEMTGKSIFQNSSYEVQPNRSPVSLSR is encoded by the coding sequence ATGACAAAAGCACCGATATCTCCTGTGGTGCTAGTCATTTTAGATGGCTGGGGTTACCGTGAAGCCACCGACGGAAACGCCATTGCCGTCGCGAAAACACCCATAATGGATAGCCTACAGGCAGCTTACCCAAATACCTTAATTCAAACGTCTGGGAAAGCGGTCGGGTTACCCCAAGGACAAATGGGTAACTCAGAAGTGGGTCATATGAACATTGGCGCAGGCCGGATTGTTAAGCAAGAATTGCTTCGCATTACCGATGCAGTTGAAGATGGTTCTTTACAAGAGAACCCCGCTTTACAAGCTATCTGCGAGCAAGTTAAATCCCGCTCTGGCAAACTCCACCTGATTGGACTTTGCTCAGATGGAGGCGTTCATTCCCACATCGACCATCTATTGGGGTTACTAAAACTAGCCAAAGCACAGGAGATTGAACAAGTCTGTATTCACGCGATCGCCGATGGTCGTGACACCTATCCCACGGATGGGGTAAAAAACTTAGAAAAACTGCAAGCAGAAATCAATAGCTTAGAAATTGGCAAAATTGTCACTCTCATGGGTCGCTATTATGCGATGGATCGGGATCATCGCTGGGATCGGGTGCAAAAAGCCTATCAGGTTCTTACGGATAATACGATTACGGCTGAAGGGGATGCCATCTCACTCTTGAAGGCTTCCTACGAACAGGAAGTCACGGATGAGTTTGTGATTCCCGTCCGTTGCGCCGAGGGTGCGGTAGAAGCTGGAGATGGGGTGATCTTTTTTAATTTCCGTCCCGATCGCGCTCGTCAGCTTACCCAAGCCTTTGTCGATCCCAATTTTGATGGGTTTGAGCGATCGCCCATCGATCCCCTGTCCTTTGTCACGTTTACCCAATATGACTCCCATCTGCCGGTGTCTGTAGCCTTTGAACCCCAAGACCTGAACCATATTTTGGCAGAGGTTTTGGCCGAGCAAGGACTGCGACAGTTCCGCACCGCAGAAACGGAAAAATATGCCCATGTGACCTATTTCTTTAATGGGGGACTCGAAGATCCCGTAGAGGGAGAAGACCGGGAGTTAATTCCCTCTCCCCAGGTTCCCACCTACGACCAACAGCCGAGCATGTCGGCTGAAGCAGTCACGGAAACGGCGATCGCTGCCATCGAAGAACAGGTTTATTCTATGGTGGTGATTAATTATGCTAATCCGGATATGGTCGGCCATACAGGGGTCATGGACGCAGCCATTCAAGCCATTGAAACCGTGGATGAATGCCTAGGTCGCCTGATCGAGGCGATCGGTAAAGTGGGCGGAACCGCCATTATTATTGCTGACCATGGCAATGCCGAACTCATGTACGATGAGAAAGGGAATCCTTGGACAGCCCACACAACCAATCCCGTGCCCTTTATCCTGGTTGAAGGCGAAAAGCGTAAAATTCCCGGCCATGGCACGAATGTTGCTTTGAGAACCGATGGCTGTTTAGCCGATATTGCGCCCACTATTCTGGAAATTCTGCAAATTCCTCAACCCAAGGAAATGACCGGAAAATCCATTTTCCAGAACTCTTCCTATGAAGTTCAACCCAATCGATCGCCGGTTTCCCTCTCTCGGTAA
- the rnc gene encoding ribonuclease III has translation MPRSAKPIELPTLKDEALWLHALTHRSYTNEHSDTLEDNEGLEFLGDAVLGFLVSELIYKRYGSAGNITEAQMTRLRSKLVDEQQLARLAEELGVGQVMRLGKGAIQNNAQNNPALLSDTLEAIIGAYYLDAGIVKVRQFVTRLFTKIADDLMDSSDDQHPPSLIDSKGKFQQWALKEYQQTPDYKLVKEWGEDHEKVFCVEVWVKGKKYGEGKGRRKKEAEKKAAEDALQHVDP, from the coding sequence ATGCCTCGTTCCGCCAAACCAATAGAATTGCCAACCTTAAAAGACGAAGCCCTTTGGCTTCATGCTTTAACCCATCGCTCTTATACCAACGAACATTCCGATACCCTAGAGGATAACGAAGGATTAGAGTTTTTGGGGGATGCAGTTTTAGGTTTTTTGGTCAGCGAACTCATATATAAACGTTATGGGAGTGCGGGAAATATTACAGAAGCGCAAATGACTCGGTTGCGCTCTAAATTAGTCGATGAACAGCAACTGGCCCGATTAGCCGAAGAATTAGGTGTGGGTCAAGTGATGCGTTTAGGGAAAGGGGCAATCCAAAACAATGCTCAAAACAATCCCGCCTTACTGAGTGACACCCTAGAAGCCATTATCGGAGCTTATTATTTAGATGCAGGGATCGTTAAAGTCCGCCAGTTTGTCACTCGTCTGTTTACCAAAATTGCTGATGATTTAATGGACTCATCCGACGATCAGCACCCTCCCAGTTTAATCGATAGTAAAGGAAAATTTCAGCAATGGGCACTGAAAGAATATCAACAAACACCCGACTATAAATTAGTTAAGGAATGGGGTGAAGACCATGAAAAAGTATTTTGCGTTGAAGTTTGGGTAAAAGGCAAAAAGTACGGGGAAGGTAAAGGCCGTCGCAAAAAGGAAGCGGAGAAAAAAGCGGCTGAAGATGCTTTGCAGCATGTAGACCCTTAA